In a genomic window of Fimbriiglobus ruber:
- a CDS encoding fatty acid CoA ligase family protein: MSPPINVAAHLARMAAAEPDRPAVHFPTRGVKPNGPTEYATLTFAQLHADSDAVAHGLTCAGVGRGTRVALMVPPSLDFFSLTFALFKVAAVPVLIDPGMGVKNLGTCLGEAAPEAFIGVPKAHLARRVLGWGKKTIRTTINVGRGRFFCHHGIADLRASGRTLGAFPVPEVGADDTAAILFTSGSTGVAKGVVYTHGIFAAQVEMLRTTYGIEPGEIDLCTFPLFALFGPALGMTCVIPDMDATRPARIDPAKAVAQIRQFGVTNLFGSPAVIRRLGEWGRTAGESGRLTTVRRAISAGAPVPAGVIEAFTRMLPEAAQVFTPYGATESLPVANIGSREILGETRALTEQGRGVCVGRPVAGMRVEVVAISDGPIPEWDDSLCLPPGEIGEFVVRGPVVTKQYFHRPLAMKRAKIHDPKTGEILHRMGDVGYKDTCGRLWFCGRKSHRVVTPRGTLFTDQVEPVFNTLSWIFRTALVGVTRDGVTYPVVCVELLKSRPRMCEAPLDLLLLRQARRFAHTASIEWFLVHPGFPVDVRHNSKIFREELADWADKKIGKTWPWPPGKPPWTPEVIG, encoded by the coding sequence ATGTCTCCTCCCATCAACGTCGCCGCCCACCTCGCCCGGATGGCCGCCGCGGAGCCCGACCGGCCAGCGGTTCACTTCCCCACCCGCGGGGTCAAGCCGAACGGGCCGACCGAGTACGCCACGCTCACCTTCGCCCAATTGCATGCCGACAGCGACGCGGTCGCGCACGGACTGACCTGCGCCGGCGTCGGCCGCGGGACGCGGGTCGCCCTGATGGTGCCGCCGTCGCTCGACTTCTTCAGCCTCACCTTCGCGCTGTTCAAAGTCGCCGCGGTGCCCGTGCTGATCGACCCGGGGATGGGCGTCAAGAACCTCGGGACGTGCCTCGGGGAGGCCGCGCCGGAAGCGTTCATCGGCGTCCCGAAAGCCCACCTCGCGCGACGCGTCCTCGGGTGGGGCAAGAAGACGATCCGCACGACGATTAACGTCGGCCGCGGCCGCTTCTTCTGCCACCACGGAATCGCCGACCTCCGCGCCAGCGGGCGTACCCTCGGCGCGTTCCCGGTGCCGGAGGTGGGCGCGGACGACACGGCCGCCATCCTGTTCACCAGCGGCAGTACCGGCGTGGCGAAGGGCGTGGTCTACACGCACGGCATCTTCGCGGCCCAGGTCGAGATGCTACGGACGACCTACGGCATCGAACCCGGCGAGATCGACCTCTGTACGTTCCCGCTCTTCGCGCTCTTCGGCCCCGCGCTCGGCATGACCTGCGTGATCCCGGACATGGACGCGACCCGGCCGGCCCGGATCGACCCGGCCAAGGCAGTCGCCCAAATCCGGCAGTTCGGCGTCACCAACCTGTTCGGCTCGCCGGCCGTCATTCGGCGATTGGGCGAGTGGGGCCGCACCGCGGGCGAGTCCGGGCGACTCACGACCGTCCGCCGGGCGATCTCGGCCGGCGCGCCGGTCCCGGCCGGGGTGATCGAGGCGTTCACCCGGATGCTGCCCGAGGCGGCCCAGGTGTTCACGCCCTACGGCGCGACCGAGTCCCTGCCCGTGGCGAATATTGGCAGCCGGGAAATCCTCGGCGAAACGCGAGCCCTCACCGAGCAGGGCCGTGGCGTCTGCGTCGGCCGGCCGGTGGCGGGGATGCGTGTGGAAGTGGTCGCCATCTCGGACGGCCCGATCCCCGAATGGGACGACTCGCTCTGCCTGCCGCCGGGCGAGATCGGCGAGTTCGTGGTCCGCGGGCCGGTGGTGACGAAGCAATATTTCCACCGACCGTTGGCGATGAAACGAGCCAAAATCCACGACCCGAAGACCGGCGAAATCCTGCACCGCATGGGCGATGTGGGCTACAAGGACACGTGCGGCCGGCTCTGGTTCTGCGGCCGCAAGTCGCACCGCGTGGTGACGCCCCGGGGCACGCTGTTCACGGATCAGGTCGAGCCGGTCTTCAATACCTTGTCGTGGATATTTCGGACCGCACTCGTCGGCGTGACAAGAGACGGAGTGACCTACCCCGTCGTCTGCGTGGAGTTACTGAAATCGCGACCGAGGATGTGCGAAGCGCCGCTTGACCTGCTCCTGCTACGACAGGCTCGTAGGTTCGCACATACCGCATCGATTGAATGGTTCCTTGTACACCCTGGTTTTCCAGTTGATGTCCGCCACAACTCGAAAATCTTCCGAGAAGAATTAGCCGACTGGGCGGATAAAAAGATTGGTAAGACGTGGCCCTGGCCGCCGGGGAAACCG